One genomic region from Mycobacterium basiliense encodes:
- the serS gene encoding serine--tRNA ligase produces MIDLKLLRDDPDAVRRSQLSRGEDPALVDALLAADTERRAAISTADSLRAEQKAASKSVGGASPEERPALLQRAKDLAERVKTAEAGQADAEAAFSAAHMAIPNVIIDGVPAGGEDDYAVLDVVGEPSTFDSPKDHLELGESLGLIDMTRGAKVSGSRFYFLTGRGALLQLGLLQLALRLAVDNGFIPMIPPVLVRPEVMAGTGFLGAHADEVYRLEADDLYLVGTSEVPLAGYHADEILDLSDGPLRYAGWSSCFRREAGSYGKDTRGIIRVHQFDKVEGFVYCTPADAEAEHQRLLGWQREMLARIEVPYRVIDVAAGDLGSSAARKFDCEAWVPTQQTYRELTSTSNCTTFQARRLATRYRDAKGKPQIAATLNGTLGTTRWLVSILENHQQPDGSVRVPAALVPFVGTEVLEPGA; encoded by the coding sequence GTGATCGACCTGAAGCTGCTCCGGGACGACCCCGACGCCGTACGCCGTTCCCAACTGAGCCGTGGTGAAGACCCGGCGCTGGTTGACGCATTGCTAGCCGCCGACACCGAACGTCGCGCCGCGATCTCGACCGCGGACTCGCTGCGCGCCGAGCAGAAAGCCGCCAGCAAGAGCGTGGGCGGCGCGTCGCCCGAGGAGCGCCCGGCGCTTCTCCAGCGCGCGAAGGATCTCGCCGAGCGGGTCAAGACCGCCGAGGCGGGCCAGGCCGACGCCGAAGCGGCATTCAGCGCCGCGCACATGGCGATTCCGAACGTGATCATTGACGGCGTCCCGGCCGGTGGGGAGGACGACTACGCCGTGCTCGACGTCGTCGGAGAGCCATCGACCTTTGATAGCCCGAAAGACCATCTCGAACTCGGGGAGTCGCTGGGTCTGATCGACATGACGCGCGGCGCAAAGGTATCCGGTTCTCGGTTCTACTTCTTGACCGGCCGGGGCGCGCTATTGCAGCTGGGCCTGCTGCAGCTGGCCTTGCGGCTGGCCGTGGACAACGGCTTCATCCCGATGATCCCGCCGGTATTGGTGCGCCCCGAGGTGATGGCCGGCACCGGATTTTTGGGCGCCCATGCCGACGAGGTCTACCGGCTCGAGGCCGACGACCTCTACCTAGTGGGCACTTCCGAGGTTCCATTGGCCGGCTATCACGCCGACGAGATCCTGGATTTGTCCGACGGGCCGCTGCGCTATGCGGGCTGGTCCTCATGTTTCCGGCGCGAGGCGGGCAGCTACGGGAAGGACACCCGCGGCATCATCCGGGTGCATCAGTTCGACAAGGTGGAAGGGTTCGTCTACTGCACGCCCGCCGACGCCGAAGCCGAACACCAGCGGCTGCTGGGATGGCAACGCGAGATGCTGGCGCGGATCGAAGTGCCGTATCGAGTGATCGATGTGGCCGCGGGGGATCTCGGTTCCTCGGCGGCCCGCAAATTCGACTGCGAGGCGTGGGTTCCCACCCAGCAGACCTACCGCGAGCTGACATCGACGTCGAACTGCACCACCTTCCAGGCCCGCCGGCTGGCGACGCGCTACCGCGATGCCAAGGGCAAACCGCAGATCGCGGCGACGCTCAACGGCACCCTGGGCACCACTCGATGGCTGGTATCGATTCTGGAAAACCACCAACAGCCCGACGGCAGTGTGCGCGTTCCCGCGGCCTTGGTGCCTTTCGTGGGCACCGAGGTGCTTGAGCCCGGGGCCTAG
- a CDS encoding septum formation family protein: MLDAPEKELSPDSEPAEAAPVEAEQPPAGFRWPRALQASATRRSLLLTALGGLLIAGLVTAIPTVATGPGRLAGYFGNNPVPSTGAKNNAAFNRATSGDCLTWPNASPESATIVSCAEEHRFEVAESIDMRTFPGSEYGPDAAPPSPARIQQISQEQCEAAVRRYLGTKFDPNSKFTISMLWSGDRAWRQAGERRMLCGLQLPGPNNQQTAFKGKVAEINQSKVWPAGTCLGIDSTTNQPIDVPVDCAAPHAMEVTGTVNLAEKFPDALPPEPEQDTFIKDACTRMTDAYLAPIKLRTTTLTLIYPTLSLPSWSAGSREVACSIGATLGNGGWATLVNSAKGQLLINGQPPVPPPDIPEERLSLPPIPVQVPTTQPAAPVQSGPTTPPGNQHLPNQQPVVTPSRAPASPASQAPASPTTQAPAQDQPPPADGGAPPPGQAPDAGAPAEPAPAG; encoded by the coding sequence ATGTTGGACGCGCCCGAGAAGGAACTCTCACCGGACAGCGAACCCGCCGAAGCAGCCCCCGTCGAAGCGGAGCAGCCACCGGCCGGGTTTCGCTGGCCACGCGCCCTCCAAGCGTCGGCGACCCGGCGGTCGCTGCTCCTCACCGCGCTGGGCGGCCTGCTGATCGCCGGCCTGGTCACAGCCATTCCCACGGTGGCCACCGGGCCGGGCCGGCTGGCTGGCTACTTCGGCAACAACCCGGTGCCCAGCACCGGCGCTAAGAACAACGCCGCTTTTAACCGCGCCACCAGCGGCGACTGCCTCACCTGGCCGAATGCCTCACCGGAGTCGGCCACCATCGTCAGCTGTGCCGAAGAGCACCGGTTCGAGGTCGCCGAGTCCATCGACATGCGGACCTTCCCCGGATCGGAGTACGGACCCGATGCGGCTCCCCCGTCGCCGGCACGTATCCAACAGATCAGTCAGGAGCAGTGCGAGGCCGCGGTACGCCGATACCTGGGCACCAAGTTCGATCCCAACAGCAAATTCACCATCAGCATGCTCTGGTCCGGCGACCGTGCGTGGCGGCAGGCGGGCGAGCGCCGCATGTTGTGCGGTCTGCAGCTACCCGGGCCGAACAATCAGCAGACCGCCTTCAAGGGCAAGGTCGCCGAGATCAACCAGTCCAAGGTATGGCCGGCCGGTACCTGTTTGGGCATCGATTCGACCACTAACCAACCGATCGACGTACCCGTCGACTGCGCCGCGCCGCACGCGATGGAGGTCACCGGCACGGTCAACCTCGCCGAGAAGTTCCCTGATGCCCTGCCGCCCGAACCCGAGCAGGACACGTTCATCAAGGACGCCTGCACCCGGATGACCGACGCCTATCTGGCGCCCATCAAGCTGCGCACCACCACGCTGACCCTGATCTACCCGACGTTGTCGCTGCCGAGCTGGTCGGCGGGAAGCCGCGAGGTGGCGTGCAGCATCGGTGCCACCCTGGGCAATGGCGGCTGGGCAACATTGGTCAACAGCGCCAAAGGGCAGTTGCTGATCAACGGGCAACCACCGGTTCCGCCCCCCGACATTCCCGAGGAACGGCTCAGCCTGCCACCGATCCCCGTTCAGGTGCCCACCACCCAGCCCGCCGCTCCGGTGCAATCGGGCCCGACGACCCCGCCCGGTAACCAGCACCTTCCCAACCAACAGCCGGTGGTGACGCCGTCCCGCGCACCCGCTTCACCGGCATCTCAAGCACCTGCGTCCCCGACCACCCAGGCGCCGGCGCAGGATCAGCCGCCGCCAGCGGATGGCGGTGCGCCACCGCCCGGCCAGGCGCCGGACGCCGGAGCGCCCGCCGAGCCCGCGCCGGCCGGCTAG
- a CDS encoding metallopeptidase family protein: MAVGMDPQRFDELVSDALDLIPPRLAAAMDNVVVLVADRHPLEADLLGLYEGVALTERDSDYAGALPDTITIYRDALLEICASADEVVAQVAITVIHEIAHHFGIDDDRLEQLGWA, encoded by the coding sequence GTGGCCGTCGGGATGGACCCGCAGCGGTTCGACGAACTGGTTTCCGACGCGCTGGACCTGATCCCGCCCAGACTGGCGGCCGCCATGGACAACGTGGTTGTCCTGGTCGCCGATCGCCATCCCCTCGAGGCCGACCTACTCGGGCTGTACGAGGGGGTGGCGCTGACCGAGCGCGACTCGGACTACGCCGGCGCCCTGCCCGACACCATCACCATCTACCGCGATGCATTGTTGGAGATCTGCGCATCCGCCGATGAGGTGGTCGCCCAGGTAGCGATCACGGTGATCCATGAAATCGCCCATCACTTCGGGATCGACGACGATCGACTAGAGCAGTTGGGTTGGGCCTGA
- a CDS encoding histidine phosphatase family protein translates to MSGRLVLVRHGQSLGNVEHRLDTLPPGTELTQLGRTQAQAFARSGGSRPAMVAHSVATRASQTAAVIAAEIGVLTHEVAGIHEVQVGELENRNDEEAVAEFNAIYHRWHRGELDIALPGGETASEVLDRYVPVLTDLRMRYLDNDDWDTDIVVVSHGAAIRLASAVLAGVDGNFALDNHLDNAESVVLTPITDGRWSCVRWGTRTPPFYPEAEPTISDTMASSKDPMG, encoded by the coding sequence ATGAGTGGTCGGTTGGTGTTGGTACGACATGGCCAGTCCCTTGGCAACGTCGAGCACCGGTTGGATACGCTCCCGCCCGGAACGGAGTTGACGCAGTTGGGCCGGACCCAGGCCCAAGCCTTCGCGCGCAGCGGGGGTAGTCGCCCCGCCATGGTGGCGCACTCGGTGGCCACTCGGGCGTCGCAAACCGCCGCGGTGATCGCCGCGGAAATCGGCGTGTTGACCCACGAGGTTGCCGGCATCCACGAGGTCCAGGTTGGCGAGCTGGAAAACCGCAACGACGAAGAGGCCGTAGCGGAATTCAATGCGATCTACCATCGATGGCATCGTGGTGAGCTGGACATCGCGCTGCCGGGTGGGGAGACTGCCAGCGAGGTGCTGGACCGCTACGTACCGGTGCTTACCGACCTGCGGATGCGCTACCTGGACAACGACGACTGGGACACCGACATCGTCGTGGTGAGCCACGGAGCGGCGATCCGGCTCGCTTCGGCGGTGCTGGCTGGAGTGGACGGTAACTTCGCGCTGGACAACCACCTCGACAATGCCGAATCGGTGGTGTTGACCCCGATCACCGACGGTCGATGGAGTTGTGTCCGGTGGGGAACCAGGACGCCGCCTTTCTATCCGGAAGCCGAACCCACCATCTCCGACACCATGGCATCGAGCAAGGACCCCATGGGCTGA
- the pheA gene encoding prephenate dehydratase, whose translation MVRIAYLGPEGTFTEAALIQIVADGLVPDHDPGAAQRLSVESAPAALDAVRDGSADFACVPIENSIDGSLAPTLDSLAIGSPLQVFAETTLDVAFSIVVRPGRSAADVRTLAAFPVAAAQVRSWLTAHLPETELCPAYSNADAARQVADGQVDAAVTSPLAAQHWALESLADGVVDESSARTRFLLIGPPGRPPARTGADRTSAVLRIANMPGALVQALTEFGMRGIDLTRIESRPTRTGLGTYMFFVDCLGHIDDDAVAEALKALRRRCADVRYLGSWPTGQADGVHPHPPDEASIWLARLRGGKQESGR comes from the coding sequence GTGGTCCGCATCGCCTATCTCGGTCCCGAGGGGACATTCACCGAGGCCGCGCTGATCCAGATCGTGGCCGACGGACTGGTTCCCGACCACGATCCGGGCGCCGCGCAACGGCTGTCGGTGGAGAGCGCCCCTGCCGCGCTGGATGCCGTGCGGGACGGTAGCGCGGATTTTGCCTGCGTACCCATCGAGAACTCGATCGACGGGTCGTTGGCGCCCACCTTGGACAGCCTGGCCATCGGTTCACCGCTGCAGGTGTTCGCCGAGACGACGCTCGATGTGGCCTTCAGCATCGTGGTTCGCCCGGGCCGCAGCGCCGCGGACGTGCGTACGCTGGCGGCCTTTCCGGTGGCCGCTGCGCAGGTGCGGAGCTGGCTGACGGCGCATCTTCCCGAAACCGAGCTGTGCCCCGCGTATTCCAATGCCGACGCCGCGCGCCAGGTGGCCGATGGTCAGGTGGACGCGGCCGTGACCTCGCCGCTGGCCGCACAGCACTGGGCACTGGAATCGCTGGCCGATGGTGTCGTCGACGAATCCAGCGCGCGCACCCGATTTCTCCTCATCGGCCCGCCGGGGCGGCCACCGGCTCGTACCGGGGCTGATCGCACCTCGGCGGTACTGCGCATCGCTAACATGCCCGGCGCCCTCGTCCAAGCGCTGACCGAGTTCGGTATGCGTGGCATCGATCTCACGCGGATCGAATCCCGACCCACCCGCACCGGACTGGGCACCTACATGTTTTTCGTGGACTGCCTCGGTCACATTGACGATGACGCCGTCGCCGAGGCACTCAAGGCGTTGCGCCGTCGTTGTGCTGATGTGCGGTATCTGGGTTCCTGGCCGACGGGGCAGGCGGACGGTGTGCATCCACACCCACCGGACGAGGCATCGATCTGGCTGGCGCGGCTGCGCGGAGGCAAACAGGAGTCGGGACGATGA
- a CDS encoding DUF2470 domain-containing protein, translating into MMPLTSSTPTTAERIRSACARAGGALLAVDRKEPVATAVHHLLHDGSFAVAVPTEHGRAVNGGSHALLELTDYAPLPVREPVRSLVWVRGPLHQVRPAAVTAMLDEIAAANPDPVLLQVETPQSGPADETESRYTLLRLQIESVVVTDSTGAEPVSVIDLLAARPDPFCEIESTLLWHLTSAHEDVVARLVSRLPAQLRRGQVRPLGLDRYGVRFRVESNAGDRDIRLPFHRPVDDMTGLSQAIRVLLGCPFVNGLRAR; encoded by the coding sequence GTGATGCCGCTCACCAGCTCGACGCCGACGACTGCCGAGCGTATCCGCAGCGCGTGCGCACGGGCCGGAGGAGCTCTCCTCGCGGTGGACCGAAAAGAACCGGTGGCCACGGCCGTACACCACCTGTTGCACGACGGATCCTTCGCCGTGGCGGTTCCCACCGAACACGGTCGCGCGGTTAACGGCGGATCACACGCACTCCTGGAGCTAACCGACTACGCCCCATTGCCCGTCCGCGAACCCGTCCGTTCCCTGGTATGGGTCCGTGGCCCACTTCACCAGGTGCGGCCAGCAGCCGTGACCGCAATGCTCGACGAGATAGCCGCCGCCAACCCGGATCCGGTCTTGCTGCAAGTCGAGACTCCGCAATCAGGTCCCGCAGACGAGACGGAGAGCCGGTACACCCTGCTGCGGCTGCAGATCGAGTCTGTGGTGGTGACCGACTCCACCGGCGCCGAGCCGGTCAGCGTCATCGATCTGCTTGCCGCTCGACCCGATCCGTTCTGTGAAATCGAATCCACCTTGCTATGGCATCTGACCAGCGCCCATGAAGATGTCGTCGCCCGATTGGTGTCCAGGCTGCCGGCGCAGCTGCGCCGCGGACAGGTCCGCCCACTAGGCCTGGATCGCTACGGTGTGCGATTTCGGGTGGAAAGCAACGCCGGCGATCGCGACATCCGATTGCCCTTCCACCGACCGGTGGATGACATGACCGGGCTAAGCCAGGCAATCCGGGTGTTGCTGGGTTGCCCGTTCGTCAACGGGCTGCGCGCCCGCTAG
- a CDS encoding LCP family protein: MNGDRSAEPPASGRPQRPIAPPAQPSRPEPSQVIRRESQPLPRAADRAASPQHRVRAQPPEAHRPAGASDPPRRRGPSPSGPPPRPVAPQARRNKAKRRWGRIAALSLLLMVLLASAGVLGGTLWLDTALRREPVLNDYPDRPMTGRGTNWLLVGSDSRQGMTAEQQQDLATGGDVGSGRTDTILLVHVPGFGSSTPTTMVSIPRDSYVPIPGHGRDKINAAFAIGGAPLLTQTVERATGLRMDHYAEVGFNGFADLVDALGGVTMCLAEPISDPLAGIDLPAGCQQLNGPSALGYVRSRATPRADLDRMVNQRQFMAALLHRAQRPAVWLNPWHWYSVPHAVAAALTVDRGDHVFDLARLGWALHANTVAMTVPIGEFTGSDVGSVVVWNHSAAAELFDALASDAPVPDEALNGQP; this comes from the coding sequence GTGAATGGCGATCGATCCGCGGAGCCTCCAGCATCTGGCAGGCCGCAGCGGCCGATCGCGCCACCAGCGCAGCCGTCGCGGCCCGAACCATCCCAGGTGATCCGCCGTGAAAGCCAGCCATTGCCGCGGGCGGCCGACCGCGCTGCGTCGCCGCAGCATCGCGTAAGAGCCCAGCCACCCGAAGCTCACCGGCCCGCGGGCGCCAGCGATCCGCCACGGCGGCGCGGCCCCTCTCCGTCCGGGCCGCCCCCGCGTCCGGTGGCACCGCAGGCACGGCGCAACAAGGCCAAACGCCGCTGGGGCCGGATAGCGGCGCTGAGTCTGCTGCTCATGGTGTTGCTGGCAAGCGCCGGCGTGCTGGGCGGGACACTGTGGCTGGACACCGCACTGCGACGCGAGCCCGTATTGAACGACTACCCCGATCGGCCGATGACCGGGCGGGGCACGAACTGGCTGCTGGTCGGCTCAGACAGTCGTCAGGGCATGACCGCCGAGCAGCAGCAGGACCTTGCCACCGGCGGCGACGTCGGCTCCGGGCGGACCGACACAATACTGCTGGTGCACGTGCCGGGGTTCGGGTCCAGCACGCCGACCACCATGGTGTCGATACCGCGCGACTCGTATGTGCCGATCCCCGGTCACGGCCGCGACAAGATCAATGCCGCATTCGCCATCGGCGGCGCCCCCTTGCTGACCCAGACGGTTGAGCGAGCCACCGGGTTGCGGATGGACCATTACGCCGAAGTCGGATTCAACGGGTTCGCCGACCTGGTCGACGCACTCGGCGGAGTGACCATGTGCCTCGCCGAGCCGATCAGCGATCCCTTGGCCGGCATCGATCTGCCGGCCGGCTGCCAGCAGCTGAACGGCCCGAGCGCGCTGGGCTATGTCAGGTCTCGGGCCACCCCCCGGGCAGATCTGGATCGAATGGTCAACCAACGGCAGTTCATGGCGGCATTGCTACACCGCGCCCAGCGCCCGGCGGTCTGGCTCAACCCCTGGCACTGGTACTCGGTACCGCACGCGGTGGCGGCCGCGCTGACCGTCGATCGCGGCGACCACGTGTTCGACCTCGCCCGACTCGGTTGGGCGCTACACGCCAACACCGTCGCGATGACGGTCCCAATCGGGGAGTTCACCGGCAGCGACGTCGGTTCGGTCGTGGTCTGGAATCACAGTGCGGCCGCGGAATTGTTCGACGCGTTGGCATCGGATGCACCGGTGCCTGACGAGGCGCTAAACGGGCAACCATAA
- a CDS encoding ferritin has protein sequence MTDYDGPKTKFHALLQEQIFNEFTAAQQYVAIAVYFDSEDLPQLAKHFYAQAVEERNHAMMLVQHLLDRDLRVEVPGVDAVRNQFGNPREALALALDQERAVTDQVSRLAAVARDEGDFLGEQFMQWFLQEQVEEVSLMSTLVRIADRAGANLFELENYVAREVERAPAGAGAPRPAGGAL, from the coding sequence ATGACTGATTACGACGGACCCAAGACGAAATTCCATGCACTATTGCAGGAACAAATATTCAACGAATTCACCGCTGCCCAACAATACGTAGCAATCGCCGTATATTTCGATAGCGAAGATTTGCCGCAATTGGCGAAACACTTTTATGCCCAAGCGGTCGAAGAACGCAATCACGCGATGATGCTGGTACAGCATCTGCTCGACCGGGATCTTCGGGTCGAGGTTCCCGGGGTCGACGCGGTGCGCAACCAGTTCGGCAATCCGCGCGAGGCACTGGCCTTGGCCCTCGATCAGGAGCGTGCGGTGACCGACCAGGTCAGCCGGCTTGCCGCCGTCGCCCGCGATGAGGGCGATTTCCTCGGCGAGCAATTCATGCAGTGGTTCCTGCAGGAGCAGGTCGAAGAGGTATCGCTGATGTCCACCCTGGTGCGGATCGCCGACCGGGCCGGGGCCAACCTGTTCGAGCTGGAGAACTACGTTGCCCGCGAGGTGGAGCGGGCGCCAGCCGGCGCCGGGGCACCGCGCCCTGCGGGCGGCGCCCTCTAA
- a CDS encoding glycerophosphodiester phosphodiesterase translates to MTRADEVFAGHPFVVAHRGASAARPEHTLAAYDLALKEGADGVECDVRLTRDGHLVCVHDRDLDRTSTGAGLVSTMTLAQLREFEYGAWHDSWRPDGAHGDTSLLTLEALVALVLDWNRPVKIFVETKHPVRYGSLVESKVLALLHRFGIAQPPSADRSRAVVMSFSAAAVWRIRRAAPLLPTVLLGKTARYLVSSAATAVGATAVGPSLAALKDYPQLVDRAAAQGRAVYCWNVDEYDDIEFCRRVGVAWMATHHPARTKAWLRDGRAAESSGPPAGG, encoded by the coding sequence ATGACCAGGGCCGACGAGGTGTTTGCTGGGCACCCATTTGTGGTTGCCCACCGCGGTGCATCGGCCGCCCGCCCCGAACACACACTGGCCGCCTACGACCTGGCTCTCAAGGAGGGCGCTGACGGCGTGGAATGCGACGTCCGGCTGACCCGTGATGGCCATCTGGTCTGTGTGCACGACCGGGACCTGGACCGGACCTCGACGGGAGCCGGCTTGGTCAGCACGATGACGCTGGCCCAGCTGCGTGAGTTCGAATACGGCGCCTGGCACGACAGCTGGCGCCCCGACGGTGCGCACGGCGACACCAGCCTGCTGACCCTGGAAGCACTTGTCGCGCTGGTCCTGGACTGGAATCGGCCGGTGAAGATCTTCGTGGAGACCAAGCACCCGGTACGGTACGGCTCGCTGGTCGAAAGTAAGGTGCTGGCGCTGTTGCACCGATTCGGCATCGCCCAGCCGCCCTCCGCCGATCGGTCCCGCGCGGTGGTGATGTCGTTTTCGGCCGCCGCGGTCTGGCGGATCCGTCGAGCTGCGCCGTTGCTGCCGACGGTGCTGCTGGGCAAGACGGCCCGGTACCTGGTGAGCAGCGCCGCCACCGCGGTCGGGGCCACGGCGGTGGGGCCTTCATTGGCGGCGTTGAAGGACTATCCGCAACTCGTGGACCGTGCGGCCGCCCAGGGGCGGGCGGTGTACTGCTGGAATGTGGACGAGTACGACGACATCGAGTTCTGCCGTCGGGTCGGCGTGGCGTGGATGGCTACCCATCACCCCGCCCGCACCAAGGCGTGGTTGCGGGACGGGCGGGCCGCCGAGAGTAGCGGCCCACCCGCCGGGGGTTAG
- a CDS encoding DUF4328 domain-containing protein — MIQVCSQCGTRWNVRDRQRVWCPRCRGALMAPLAPGPGGDPQWRMLAGPRQSPPLRRPAPPRLPPGFRWIAVRPGAAPRLRRGRRVRGPTPRYAVMPRWGLADRVVQPGPVEVAAPSQPRLSVPTVRAVLFATVLALGGAAVVYAMRYALLIFNRNTLLNSWVAAVGLWLGVLASIAALTAMAACFGVLTQWLIGRRAAAFTHRGLPDHRSTRQLWAGCLLPLANLLWAPVYVIELARVEDHYQRLQKSIVVWWITWVVSNAVSLFAIATSFSSDAQGIANNTAMMVVAYAFAAGTVGAAAKVLEGFERKPVERPAHRWLVVPPEHSERPAAAPCADDAEGPEGQESAA; from the coding sequence GTGATCCAGGTGTGCTCCCAGTGCGGCACTCGGTGGAACGTGCGCGACCGGCAACGGGTGTGGTGTCCGCGCTGTCGCGGCGCGTTGATGGCGCCGCTGGCCCCAGGTCCGGGCGGCGATCCACAGTGGCGTATGCTGGCTGGCCCGCGCCAGTCACCCCCGCTTCGTCGGCCCGCGCCGCCGCGGCTGCCCCCCGGCTTCCGGTGGATCGCGGTGCGTCCCGGCGCCGCCCCACGATTGCGAAGGGGAAGGCGGGTCCGTGGCCCGACTCCTCGGTATGCGGTGATGCCACGGTGGGGCTTGGCCGACCGGGTGGTCCAGCCCGGCCCTGTTGAGGTCGCCGCGCCGTCGCAGCCGAGACTGTCGGTGCCGACGGTGCGCGCCGTGCTCTTCGCCACCGTCCTGGCACTCGGTGGCGCCGCGGTGGTCTACGCGATGCGCTACGCGCTGTTGATCTTCAATCGCAACACGTTGCTGAACTCATGGGTGGCGGCCGTCGGGCTCTGGTTGGGGGTGCTCGCCAGCATCGCTGCCCTTACGGCGATGGCGGCCTGTTTCGGTGTGCTCACCCAGTGGCTGATCGGCCGGCGGGCCGCCGCTTTCACGCATCGAGGCCTGCCCGATCATCGTTCGACGCGGCAGTTGTGGGCGGGTTGTCTGCTGCCGCTGGCCAATTTGTTGTGGGCACCGGTGTACGTGATCGAGCTGGCGCGGGTCGAAGATCATTACCAGCGGCTGCAGAAATCGATCGTGGTGTGGTGGATCACCTGGGTTGTCAGTAACGCCGTTTCCCTCTTCGCCATCGCCACCAGCTTTTCCAGTGACGCCCAAGGCATCGCCAACAACACCGCGATGATGGTGGTTGCGTACGCGTTTGCCGCCGGCACCGTGGGCGCCGCCGCGAAGGTTCTTGAGGGATTTGAGCGGAAACCCGTCGAACGGCCCGCGCACCGATGGCTGGTGGTACCTCCCGAGCACTCAGAGCGGCCCGCCGCGGCGCCGTGTGCTGATGATGCCGAGGGGCCGGAAGGACAGGAATCCGCGGCATAA
- a CDS encoding superoxide dismutase produces MAEYTLPDLDWDYGALEPHISGQINELHHSKHHATYVKGANDAVAKLEDARAKDDHSAILLNEKNLAFNLAGHVNHTIWWKNLSPNGGDKPTGELAAAIDEAFGSFDKFRAQFHAAATTVQGSGWAALGWDTLGNRLLIFQVYDHQTNFPLGIIPLLLLDMWEHAFYLQYKNVKVDFAKAFWNVVNWADVQSRYEAATAKTTGLISG; encoded by the coding sequence GTGGCCGAATACACTCTGCCCGACCTGGACTGGGACTACGGAGCGCTCGAACCGCATATCTCTGGTCAGATCAACGAACTCCACCACAGCAAGCACCACGCGACCTATGTGAAGGGCGCCAACGACGCGGTCGCCAAACTCGAAGACGCACGCGCCAAGGATGACCACTCGGCGATCCTGCTCAACGAAAAGAACCTGGCCTTCAACCTCGCCGGCCACGTCAATCACACCATCTGGTGGAAGAACCTGTCGCCCAACGGTGGTGACAAGCCGACCGGCGAACTCGCCGCCGCTATCGACGAGGCGTTCGGATCGTTCGACAAATTCCGTGCGCAGTTCCACGCGGCCGCGACCACCGTGCAGGGCTCGGGATGGGCGGCACTGGGCTGGGACACGCTGGGCAACCGGCTGCTGATCTTCCAGGTGTACGACCATCAGACCAATTTCCCGCTGGGCATCATTCCGCTGCTGCTGCTCGACATGTGGGAGCACGCCTTCTACCTGCAGTACAAGAACGTGAAGGTCGACTTCGCCAAGGCTTTTTGGAATGTCGTGAACTGGGCCGACGTACAGTCACGGTATGAGGCGGCGACCGCGAAAACCACGGGGTTGATTTCCGGCTGA
- a CDS encoding peptidase, with protein sequence MDAGSDGPIGVAPFHSRGALKGFVISGRWPDSTKEWAQLLMVAVRVASLPGLLSTTTVFGAREELPEEPAPGTVGLVLAEGTVFGESAIQPGYFADHQPPALLMLHPPSETTPSLPECTGAASGCVLLPGLPYLGLEHRAAWVEAEADGTITSMVSRVGVDPISHPDTAILAMLLAA encoded by the coding sequence ATGGATGCTGGGTCGGATGGACCTATCGGAGTTGCTCCCTTTCATTCTCGTGGCGCGCTGAAAGGGTTTGTCATCTCCGGACGTTGGCCCGATTCGACGAAGGAATGGGCCCAACTGCTCATGGTTGCCGTGCGGGTCGCCTCCCTGCCCGGATTGCTATCGACCACAACAGTATTCGGTGCGCGCGAGGAGCTACCCGAAGAACCCGCGCCCGGCACCGTCGGCTTGGTGCTGGCCGAAGGCACGGTTTTCGGTGAATCCGCGATCCAGCCGGGATATTTCGCCGATCACCAGCCCCCCGCCCTGCTGATGCTGCATCCCCCATCGGAAACCACGCCGTCATTGCCGGAATGCACGGGCGCGGCATCGGGATGCGTACTACTGCCGGGACTACCGTATCTGGGCTTGGAGCATCGGGCCGCGTGGGTGGAGGCAGAAGCCGATGGCACCATCACATCGATGGTGAGTCGCGTCGGCGTCGACCCAATCAGCCACCCCGATACCGCAATTCTGGCTATGCTGCTTGCAGCATAA